A region of Bradyrhizobium sp. CCBAU 53351 DNA encodes the following proteins:
- a CDS encoding nuclear transport factor 2 family protein, translated as MGALTKAAQAEALIRRYFQACNDADHQALLDCFTSNAVHYFPPGLPGAPWRGAQAIADGWVWCVKTMGSRWTIEKVLASSDGHEAVIEWTHWKTALGEVLRGDEWYVFNDDVTRIAEIRAYYASPVNKAETVNKLHDFDYEARGYAMAPPSPPPKLS; from the coding sequence ATGGGTGCGCTCACGAAAGCCGCGCAGGCGGAGGCCTTGATCCGCCGATACTTTCAAGCCTGCAACGATGCCGATCACCAGGCGCTGCTGGACTGCTTCACGAGCAATGCTGTCCACTATTTCCCACCCGGCCTGCCTGGTGCGCCCTGGCGCGGCGCTCAGGCAATAGCCGACGGCTGGGTCTGGTGTGTCAAAACGATGGGATCGCGCTGGACCATTGAGAAGGTTCTGGCCAGCTCGGACGGCCACGAAGCGGTGATCGAATGGACCCATTGGAAGACGGCCCTTGGTGAGGTGCTGCGCGGCGATGAATGGTACGTCTTCAACGACGACGTCACACGGATTGCCGAGATCCGGGCCTACTATGCCTCTCCCGTCAACAAGGCCGAGACAGTCAACAAGCTGCATGACTTCGACTATGAGGCCAGGGGCTATGCCATGGCGCCGCCCTCGCCTCCGCCCAAATTGTCCTGA
- a CDS encoding mandelate racemase/muconate lactonizing enzyme family protein translates to MPQSNTVPKIISLQTFPVRIPFADGGPGTGGTPSRWHRLDMVLIRIEDEDGHVGWGDAFAYFCLEAVRAAVDHMIAPFVTEAAIDDIAAWNLEVQKKLHLFGRYGITMFALSGVDIALWDLKAKRQGVPLWRLFRANAPTHRPAYASLVRYGDKDLVAEQCKRALERGYRHIKLHEIAPDVIRHAREVIGPGVALMVDANCAWSMQETIALRETFRACNTLWVEEPVFPPDDYKSMEEIEKAAIPVGSGENASTAFDFMRIINAVTYPQPSMTKVGGISEFVKILAACERHGKSVMPHTPYFGPGYLATLAMLPLMQEKTLIEFLFVDPEVWLASTPKPVKGVVSASDRIGIGFEPDLDVLKRYAPRT, encoded by the coding sequence ATGCCCCAAAGCAACACCGTACCCAAGATCATCTCACTGCAAACCTTTCCGGTGCGCATTCCGTTCGCCGATGGCGGCCCGGGCACGGGCGGCACGCCGTCCCGCTGGCATCGCCTCGACATGGTGCTGATTCGTATCGAAGATGAGGATGGGCATGTCGGCTGGGGCGATGCCTTTGCCTATTTCTGCTTGGAGGCGGTGCGCGCGGCCGTCGATCACATGATCGCGCCGTTTGTGACCGAGGCAGCCATCGACGATATCGCTGCCTGGAACCTGGAGGTGCAAAAGAAACTTCATCTCTTTGGACGCTACGGCATAACCATGTTCGCGCTGTCAGGGGTCGACATCGCGCTGTGGGACTTGAAGGCGAAACGGCAGGGCGTGCCGCTATGGCGGCTTTTCCGGGCGAATGCGCCGACGCACCGGCCGGCCTATGCGAGCCTCGTCAGGTATGGCGACAAGGACCTCGTCGCTGAGCAATGCAAGCGGGCGCTCGAGCGCGGCTACCGGCACATCAAGCTTCACGAGATCGCCCCGGATGTAATCAGGCACGCGCGCGAGGTCATCGGGCCCGGTGTCGCGCTGATGGTTGACGCCAATTGCGCCTGGTCCATGCAGGAGACGATCGCTTTGCGAGAAACGTTCCGCGCCTGCAACACCTTGTGGGTGGAGGAGCCGGTATTCCCGCCCGACGACTACAAGAGTATGGAGGAGATTGAGAAGGCCGCAATCCCCGTTGGCAGCGGTGAGAACGCCAGCACGGCCTTTGATTTCATGCGGATCATCAACGCTGTTACCTATCCACAGCCGAGTATGACAAAAGTCGGCGGGATCTCCGAATTCGTCAAGATCTTGGCCGCATGCGAGCGACACGGTAAGAGCGTCATGCCACATACGCCTTACTTCGGGCCGGGATATCTTGCGACCCTGGCGATGCTGCCTTTGATGCAGGAGAAGACGCTGATCGAGTTCCTGTTCGTCGACCCTGAAGTGTGGCTCGCGAGCACACCGAAGCCGGTGAAGGGGGTTGTCAGCGCATCTGATCGCATCGGCATCGGCTTTGAACCAGATCTCGATGTCCTCAAGCGCTACGCTCCCCGCACCTGA
- a CDS encoding amino acid ABC transporter permease: protein MTYNFDFAAVLAYWPLLLEGIWTTLRLTLFCTVFGILLGGACAVVRTGGPTWARWIVSLYVEFIRNTPLLVQCYFLIFGIASMGIRLPILVGATIALTVNIGAYTTEIVRAGIESIHRGQLEAATCLGLSRTQTYLHVIIRPALERVYPALSSQYVLLMLASSIVSSVGVEELFGISNRIQSETYRNFEIFVVLGGIYLGLAILVRGGFALLGLAMFPRRRKLGTPL, encoded by the coding sequence ATGACTTACAATTTCGACTTCGCAGCCGTGCTGGCTTATTGGCCGCTCCTGTTGGAGGGTATCTGGACGACGCTACGGCTCACTTTATTCTGCACGGTGTTCGGCATCCTTTTAGGTGGTGCCTGCGCCGTGGTCCGGACCGGCGGGCCAACCTGGGCCCGTTGGATCGTCTCCTTGTATGTGGAGTTCATCCGCAATACGCCGCTGCTCGTGCAGTGCTACTTCCTAATCTTTGGCATTGCGAGCATGGGAATTCGGTTGCCCATCCTGGTTGGTGCGACCATCGCGCTGACGGTCAATATCGGAGCTTATACGACTGAGATCGTGCGTGCGGGCATTGAATCGATCCATCGCGGCCAGCTTGAGGCGGCGACCTGCCTTGGACTGTCGCGCACCCAAACCTATCTGCATGTGATTATTCGGCCAGCGCTGGAGCGCGTCTATCCGGCGCTGTCGAGCCAGTATGTTCTGTTGATGCTGGCCTCGAGCATCGTGTCCTCGGTTGGCGTTGAGGAGCTATTCGGGATCTCTAACCGTATCCAGAGCGAGACTTATCGCAATTTCGAAATCTTCGTCGTGCTCGGCGGCATCTATCTAGGTCTCGCCATACTGGTACGTGGGGGTTTTGCTCTCCTCGGGCTTGCGATGTTTCCTCGCCGCCGCAAGCTCGGAACCCCGCTGTGA
- a CDS encoding transporter substrate-binding domain-containing protein translates to MKTLARVLTAAVVSLALLGQTATAGTLEKIKSAGIIRIAVDLSVPPWAFKDEDLNPTGSEVETAKLLAADLGVKMEIVGTNSANRIPFLMSHRADAVLSALSITDERKKLIAFSLPYSGATSYVAAPKSMQIKTFADLSGKRIAVTRGTTNDADVTAAAPRDAEIVRFEDEATTMTAVVSNQLDLVAQVPTLVDLINKKNPAKELELKLPLRTAPMGVGMRKEDTDLKEWVDSWVKKNIANGKLQAIFKKFQGADLPQEVIAASQ, encoded by the coding sequence ATGAAGACTCTTGCTAGAGTTTTGACAGCTGCTGTTGTCTCGCTGGCCCTCTTGGGGCAAACAGCGACAGCCGGGACGCTTGAGAAGATCAAGTCCGCGGGTATCATTCGCATCGCCGTCGATCTCAGTGTCCCTCCCTGGGCATTCAAGGACGAAGACCTCAATCCCACTGGCTCGGAAGTCGAAACAGCTAAGCTCTTGGCTGCCGATCTCGGCGTGAAGATGGAGATCGTGGGGACGAACAGCGCCAATCGCATTCCTTTCCTGATGTCGCATCGCGCAGACGCAGTCCTTTCGGCCTTGTCGATCACTGATGAGCGCAAGAAGCTGATCGCGTTCTCGCTGCCATATTCTGGAGCGACGTCCTATGTGGCAGCACCGAAGAGCATGCAGATCAAGACGTTCGCTGATTTGTCGGGAAAGCGCATTGCCGTCACGCGCGGCACGACGAACGATGCGGATGTGACTGCGGCGGCCCCGCGAGATGCGGAAATCGTGCGCTTTGAGGATGAAGCAACGACCATGACGGCGGTCGTGTCCAACCAGCTTGACTTGGTCGCGCAGGTGCCGACCCTTGTCGACCTGATCAATAAGAAGAACCCGGCCAAAGAGCTTGAGCTGAAGCTGCCGCTTCGGACCGCGCCTATGGGTGTTGGCATGCGTAAGGAGGATACGGATCTGAAGGAATGGGTCGACAGCTGGGTGAAGAAGAACATCGCCAACGGAAAACTCCAAGCGATCTTCAAGAAGTTTCAGGGCGCCGACCTGCCCCAGGAAGTCATCGCCGCGTCTCAATGA
- a CDS encoding type IV toxin-antitoxin system AbiEi family antitoxin domain-containing protein: MMRLSEFLQEGITAATISRMEQKGTLNQLSRGLYQLPDALLDSNHSLAVAAKLIRNGVICYESALAFHELTDRIPPYVWMAIGPRDWRPKIARPRIQITRFGPKEFDKGIKHYTIEGISVPIYTPAKTIVDLFKSGQRQKAFYNVPTGLAHATQAMKDAIRLRKATPSEIAKYAAEAGIWDKIVQPRLETLTLNA, encoded by the coding sequence ATGATGCGCCTTTCTGAATTTCTCCAGGAAGGGATCACGGCCGCAACCATTTCCCGAATGGAACAGAAGGGCACGCTCAATCAGCTCAGCCGCGGCCTTTACCAGCTACCCGATGCACTGCTCGACAGTAACCACTCGCTCGCAGTTGCTGCGAAACTCATTCGAAACGGCGTCATCTGTTACGAGTCTGCGCTCGCCTTCCATGAGCTGACAGACCGCATCCCGCCCTATGTATGGATGGCGATCGGTCCGCGCGACTGGCGGCCCAAGATTGCGCGGCCTCGCATTCAAATTACGCGCTTTGGTCCCAAGGAGTTTGACAAGGGGATCAAGCATTACACCATCGAAGGGATCTCGGTACCGATCTACACACCGGCCAAAACTATCGTCGATCTCTTCAAGAGCGGCCAACGTCAAAAAGCCTTCTACAACGTCCCCACAGGCCTTGCGCACGCCACGCAAGCGATGAAAGACGCGATCAGACTGCGCAAAGCGACACCCTCCGAAATCGCAAAATACGCCGCCGAAGCCGGCATATGGGACAAAATCGTTCAGCCGCGCCTTGAGACGCTGACCTTGAATGCGTAG
- a CDS encoding ribonuclease activity regulator RraA: MAPIASQTLEKLKACSTATLTTQLFKRNYRQQFLVGITPLNPSAGAFAGEAFTLRFIPSREDKDWDLSDLRKRGEDNMQWEAVEAIGAGQVLMIDSRNDPRAASAGNMLMTRMMRKGVAAAITDGAFRDGTEISKMAFPAYCRANTASTRPAYHRAVDMQLPIGCADVAVYPGDIIVGDSDGVVVIPRAIAEEVAEESHEQELRERFLFTKIDAGAPLWGTYPPNEATLKEYAEWRARRAAE; encoded by the coding sequence ATGGCTCCGATTGCTTCCCAAACCCTCGAAAAGCTGAAGGCCTGCTCGACAGCGACGCTGACCACGCAGCTCTTCAAGCGCAACTATCGTCAGCAATTCCTGGTTGGGATCACGCCGCTCAATCCGAGCGCTGGTGCGTTTGCCGGGGAGGCTTTCACCTTGCGCTTCATTCCCTCGCGGGAAGACAAGGACTGGGATCTTTCTGATCTCCGCAAGCGGGGTGAGGACAATATGCAGTGGGAGGCCGTGGAGGCGATTGGTGCAGGCCAAGTCCTGATGATCGACAGCCGCAACGACCCGCGTGCCGCATCGGCCGGCAACATGTTGATGACGCGCATGATGCGCAAGGGCGTTGCGGCAGCCATTACCGACGGCGCATTCCGCGACGGGACAGAAATCTCAAAAATGGCGTTTCCCGCTTACTGCAGGGCCAACACGGCCTCGACGCGCCCTGCCTATCATCGCGCGGTTGACATGCAATTGCCAATCGGCTGCGCCGATGTTGCCGTTTACCCCGGCGACATCATCGTCGGGGACAGCGATGGCGTCGTCGTCATCCCACGTGCCATCGCCGAGGAGGTGGCGGAGGAGTCTCATGAGCAGGAGCTGCGCGAGAGATTTCTATTCACCAAGATCGATGCTGGCGCGCCTCTTTGGGGCACCTACCCGCCGAACGAGGCAACGCTGAAGGAATACGCGGAATGGCGAGCCCGGCGAGCGGCGGAGTAA
- a CDS encoding IclR family transcriptional regulator C-terminal domain-containing protein encodes MSEHEVEWSPELIHPKNVAGTALLGKACDILELIGRSPGVLDQARLADQTGIPRATLYRILAALISRGLIRADPRTQAYTLGFNFLDLAQNAWSSSDLASIASVELRRLRDLTGETAYLAVQDGHHVLSLGRFESAHSERSNARLGALKPMHCTSQGKAILAHLSDAQLDLVVRDGLAKFTEKTICDGEQLKAHLAIVRARGYAIDDEEIVLGTRCVGTAILDPAGKPLAAISVAGPTFRITAERAERLGQELVDVARRISSLLAPAIKSARHDPGNYKVWTKSTAFVGAAPRWDARAQNLVWADLLAPAIRADGGHPFTVSLQALSEGINSLCLVEGGVAYSVGHDIVIDNLSGGQERIEGKPGISFKVLRVSEAGEIWAAAYSAEANISLVGPWRRQSGMEPVFEVQGQVSDIAFCGDAGLFATEPSRQCVYLLERKAARKRKFADIPKVAGAPCALAVDEQFNPWVGLSDGWSVVKLNESGEIERTVALPVPRPTGIAFGGASLSELFVTSARTGLSRESLANAPLSGHLLSIDVGERGLADPVARL; translated from the coding sequence ATGTCTGAACACGAAGTCGAGTGGTCGCCGGAGCTGATCCATCCTAAGAATGTCGCCGGGACGGCGCTTCTGGGAAAGGCCTGCGATATTCTCGAGCTGATCGGCAGATCACCCGGCGTCCTCGACCAGGCGCGTCTTGCGGACCAGACGGGCATCCCCAGGGCGACCCTGTATCGCATCCTTGCGGCGCTGATCTCGCGTGGACTGATCCGGGCAGATCCGCGCACCCAGGCCTACACGCTTGGTTTCAACTTTCTCGATCTTGCACAGAATGCTTGGTCGTCGTCTGACCTTGCGTCAATTGCGTCCGTAGAGTTGAGGCGCTTACGCGATTTGACCGGTGAGACCGCCTATCTCGCGGTTCAAGACGGTCACCACGTGCTCTCGCTCGGCCGCTTCGAGAGCGCACATTCCGAGCGATCCAATGCGAGGCTCGGCGCGCTTAAACCGATGCATTGCACAAGCCAGGGCAAGGCGATCCTCGCTCATCTCTCCGACGCGCAACTCGACTTGGTGGTCCGCGACGGGCTTGCCAAGTTTACCGAGAAGACGATTTGTGACGGCGAGCAGTTGAAGGCACATCTGGCCATCGTCCGTGCGCGCGGCTATGCGATCGATGACGAAGAGATAGTTCTCGGCACCCGCTGCGTCGGAACGGCTATTCTCGATCCCGCCGGCAAACCGCTTGCGGCCATCAGCGTGGCCGGCCCGACTTTTCGCATCACCGCCGAGCGCGCCGAACGATTAGGGCAAGAGCTCGTTGATGTCGCAAGACGGATTTCGAGCCTGCTCGCACCTGCCATCAAGAGCGCTCGGCATGATCCGGGAAATTACAAGGTCTGGACGAAGAGCACAGCCTTTGTGGGCGCGGCGCCGCGCTGGGATGCGCGCGCGCAGAACTTGGTTTGGGCCGACCTGTTGGCGCCTGCTATCCGCGCCGACGGCGGGCATCCCTTCACCGTCTCGCTGCAGGCGCTCTCTGAGGGCATCAACTCGCTGTGCCTTGTCGAGGGCGGCGTCGCCTATTCAGTTGGCCATGACATCGTGATCGACAATTTATCGGGCGGCCAGGAGCGCATTGAAGGAAAGCCGGGTATTTCCTTCAAAGTGCTGCGCGTCTCGGAGGCTGGTGAGATCTGGGCAGCAGCCTACAGCGCCGAGGCCAACATAAGCCTGGTTGGACCGTGGCGACGGCAATCGGGGATGGAACCGGTGTTCGAAGTGCAAGGCCAGGTGAGCGACATCGCCTTTTGCGGTGATGCCGGCCTGTTCGCGACGGAGCCATCGCGTCAATGCGTCTATCTGCTTGAGCGAAAGGCGGCGCGAAAGCGAAAATTCGCCGATATTCCGAAGGTCGCGGGCGCTCCTTGCGCCCTCGCCGTCGACGAGCAATTTAACCCATGGGTTGGATTGTCGGACGGCTGGAGCGTCGTGAAGCTTAATGAGAGCGGAGAGATTGAGCGAACCGTCGCCCTCCCCGTGCCAAGACCAACCGGTATCGCGTTTGGAGGAGCCTCCCTGTCCGAGCTCTTCGTGACCAGTGCCCGCACCGGCCTGTCGCGCGAAAGCCTCGCCAATGCTCCTCTTTCGGGACACCTCCTGTCGATCGATGTCGGCGAGCGCGGCCTCGCCGATCCAGTCGCAAGGCTTTGA
- a CDS encoding aldo/keto reductase, with product MEHRGVGRSGLRIPALAFGTATFGGGNEFFRKWGTTDLSEARRLVDICLDAGLNLFDTADVYSMGAAEEILGKALGSRRSQALIATKLGYRSHSGPNGMGASRQHIIMACEASLKRLGCDHLDLLQLHGYDENTPIEETLRAFEELIKAGKVRYIGASNFSGWQLAKMATTADWLGLPRPISHQVHYSLLCRDYEHELMPAGFDQGIGAIIWSPLSGGKLSGKISRDRPPQADSRAAKFGGLTERDAKLFDIVDALNDIAQERGTSASQVAINWLLARPTVSSVVIGARTAEQLVENIAALDWQLSIKEVERLNQVSASPAPYPYSHQSMFPELLRPLSGISR from the coding sequence ATGGAACATAGGGGTGTCGGCCGTTCAGGGCTGAGGATCCCAGCCCTGGCCTTTGGGACAGCGACTTTCGGCGGTGGGAACGAGTTCTTTCGCAAGTGGGGCACGACCGATCTATCGGAGGCCCGACGGCTCGTCGACATATGCCTCGATGCGGGGCTGAATCTCTTTGACACCGCCGACGTCTACTCGATGGGCGCGGCGGAAGAAATCCTCGGAAAGGCTCTGGGCTCACGCCGATCGCAGGCCCTGATCGCCACCAAGCTCGGCTACCGCTCGCATAGCGGGCCGAACGGAATGGGGGCGAGCCGGCAGCACATCATAATGGCGTGCGAGGCCTCGCTGAAGCGACTTGGCTGCGATCACCTCGACCTGCTGCAACTCCACGGCTATGACGAAAATACACCGATCGAGGAAACACTGCGCGCCTTCGAGGAACTGATCAAGGCCGGGAAGGTCCGCTATATTGGGGCGTCTAACTTCTCCGGATGGCAGCTGGCCAAGATGGCCACCACCGCTGACTGGCTTGGCTTGCCGCGCCCCATCTCGCATCAGGTCCACTATTCCTTGCTGTGCAGGGACTATGAACACGAATTGATGCCCGCGGGTTTCGATCAGGGCATAGGCGCCATCATATGGAGCCCGCTATCCGGCGGCAAGCTTAGCGGCAAGATCAGCCGTGACCGGCCGCCGCAGGCCGACAGCCGAGCGGCGAAATTCGGAGGCCTGACCGAGCGCGACGCCAAGCTCTTTGACATCGTGGATGCGCTCAACGATATCGCGCAGGAGCGCGGGACAAGCGCGTCTCAAGTTGCGATCAATTGGCTACTCGCCCGGCCAACCGTCTCAAGTGTCGTCATTGGCGCCCGCACGGCCGAACAGCTCGTTGAAAACATCGCAGCCCTCGACTGGCAACTTTCCATCAAGGAGGTGGAGCGCTTGAACCAAGTGAGCGCCTCGCCAGCACCCTATCCCTATTCACATCAGTCTATGTTCCCTGAATTACTTCGTCCGCTCAGCGGAATCTCTCGGTAA
- a CDS encoding amino acid ABC transporter permease, with translation MNSAYILSLLQGLWATVVLSLLTFLFGGIAGFIVALARISRNWAISRGAAAYIEIMQGLPLLVLMGLCFYGPSILGYDSLSPLTAATFALTLYSSAYLGEIWRGCIQAVAKPQWEAAECLGLTRWQRMRAVILPQALRIAIPPTVGFLVQIVKNTSIASLVVGYAELSYNAKIINNATFEPFLYFGIAALMYFAICYPLSVQSRALERKLNVANR, from the coding sequence ATGAATAGCGCCTACATTCTCTCGTTGCTCCAGGGGCTATGGGCGACGGTCGTATTGAGCCTGTTAACTTTCCTGTTTGGCGGCATCGCCGGCTTCATCGTCGCTCTGGCACGCATCTCGCGGAATTGGGCGATTTCGCGCGGGGCGGCGGCCTATATCGAGATCATGCAGGGACTTCCGTTGCTCGTCCTCATGGGTCTGTGCTTTTACGGGCCGAGCATTTTGGGCTACGACTCCTTATCTCCGCTGACGGCAGCGACCTTCGCGCTCACACTTTACAGCAGCGCCTATCTGGGCGAGATCTGGCGCGGCTGCATTCAGGCGGTGGCGAAGCCGCAATGGGAAGCCGCAGAGTGCCTCGGCCTGACGCGCTGGCAGCGCATGAGGGCTGTCATCCTGCCGCAAGCTCTGCGCATTGCCATTCCACCGACAGTCGGCTTCTTGGTCCAGATCGTCAAGAACACATCGATCGCCTCACTTGTGGTCGGATACGCCGAGCTCTCCTACAACGCAAAGATCATCAACAACGCAACATTTGAGCCGTTTCTCTACTTCGGCATCGCTGCCCTGATGTACTTTGCGATCTGCTATCCGCTGTCGGTTCAAAGCAGAGCCCTCGAAAGGAAACTCAATGTCGCCAATCGTTGA
- a CDS encoding amino acid ABC transporter ATP-binding protein, translating into MSPIVELKDVRKSFGELEVLKGVTFEVNRGEVAAIIGQSGSGKSTALRCMDRLETIQGGSMLICGHELHDDDIDLKSLRRDVGIVFQSYNLFPHLTVAENIMLAPRMVKGMKQRQAREIADTVIAKVGLREKMDCYPEQLSGGQQQRVAIARSLAMEPKLMLFDEVTSALDPQLTGEVLRVMEQLAADGMTMILVTHEMAFARKVADRVIYMRDGKVHEMGSSDILRMPATPELAAFVAESAEH; encoded by the coding sequence ATGTCGCCAATCGTTGAATTAAAGGACGTGCGCAAGAGCTTTGGCGAGCTGGAAGTCCTTAAAGGTGTCACCTTTGAGGTGAACAGGGGCGAAGTCGCCGCTATCATCGGCCAGAGCGGATCGGGCAAGAGCACGGCGCTACGTTGCATGGATCGCCTGGAGACCATCCAAGGCGGCTCGATGCTGATCTGCGGCCACGAGCTCCATGATGACGACATCGACTTGAAGTCTTTGAGACGCGATGTCGGAATCGTTTTTCAAAGCTATAACCTCTTCCCGCACCTGACCGTGGCCGAAAATATCATGTTGGCCCCGCGCATGGTAAAAGGCATGAAGCAGCGGCAGGCCCGCGAAATTGCGGATACTGTGATCGCCAAAGTGGGGCTGCGGGAGAAGATGGACTGCTATCCGGAACAGCTTTCCGGCGGGCAACAGCAGCGCGTAGCCATTGCCCGCAGCCTTGCCATGGAGCCTAAGTTGATGCTGTTCGATGAAGTGACTTCAGCGCTCGACCCGCAGCTTACGGGAGAAGTGTTGCGTGTCATGGAGCAGCTCGCGGCCGACGGCATGACCATGATCCTGGTGACCCATGAAATGGCCTTTGCCCGCAAGGTGGCGGACCGCGTCATTTATATGCGCGATGGCAAGGTGCACGAAATGGGATCGTCGGACATCCTGCGGATGCCTGCGACGCCCGAGCTGGCGGCGTTCGTCGCCGAATCAGCTGAGCATTAA
- a CDS encoding shikimate dehydrogenase produces MTSLTGKTRVHALIGSPISQVLAPGWLTKRMEDAGYDGVLVPLQVERGNLDTALAALKAMLNIDSILITLPHKFGAIAHCDRLSDRAKVLGAINAMRREQDGRWLGDNFDGAGLTAGLKKAGHAIAGKNVFMVGAGGAGSSIGVSMLEEGARRLTFHDLDASNQNSLFDRLSKAYPGKVSIDTAVPRDCDIVVNATSAGLRDGDPLPVDPAQLAPHMIVADVITDPVPTRLLSEAAKIGCATRDGTHMLDGQIALLFSFMTSGH; encoded by the coding sequence ATGACCTCACTGACCGGAAAGACACGCGTTCATGCGCTAATAGGCTCGCCTATTTCGCAGGTGCTGGCACCGGGCTGGCTGACCAAGCGAATGGAGGATGCCGGATATGACGGTGTGCTGGTGCCGCTGCAGGTCGAGAGAGGCAATCTTGACACGGCTCTGGCGGCCCTCAAAGCAATGCTCAACATCGACAGTATTCTTATCACGCTGCCACACAAATTCGGGGCGATCGCGCATTGCGACCGCCTGTCTGATCGCGCCAAGGTCCTCGGGGCGATCAACGCCATGCGACGAGAACAGGACGGCCGCTGGCTCGGCGACAATTTCGACGGTGCCGGTCTGACTGCCGGATTGAAGAAGGCGGGCCATGCCATCGCCGGCAAAAACGTGTTCATGGTCGGCGCGGGCGGTGCAGGCTCCTCGATCGGCGTCTCCATGCTCGAAGAAGGCGCCCGCCGGTTGACCTTCCACGACCTCGACGCGTCAAACCAGAACAGCCTGTTTGACAGGCTTAGTAAGGCATATCCAGGCAAGGTCTCCATCGATACTGCCGTTCCTCGCGATTGCGATATTGTCGTCAATGCGACGTCGGCAGGCTTGCGGGACGGCGACCCGCTACCAGTCGATCCCGCTCAACTTGCGCCGCACATGATCGTTGCCGACGTTATCACCGATCCGGTCCCGACAAGGCTCCTGTCGGAGGCAGCCAAGATTGGCTGCGCCACGCGAGACGGCACGCACATGCTGGATGGACAGATCGCGCTTCTGTTCTCCTTCATGACCTCTGGTCATTGA
- a CDS encoding putative quinol monooxygenase yields the protein MSGTLAIVARFVAKAGCEEELRATLLEAAAIALAEEPGCRRFEILQAVNPDGVVLPDTFMSNELFDDYEAVEAHRNSRHAPVRKARIRALVSSQTRIEMGAVIDEV from the coding sequence ATGTCAGGAACTTTAGCCATCGTCGCGCGCTTTGTCGCGAAGGCGGGTTGTGAGGAGGAATTGAGGGCTACACTACTAGAGGCTGCGGCAATCGCCCTGGCGGAGGAGCCTGGCTGTCGTCGCTTCGAAATCCTGCAGGCGGTTAATCCTGATGGCGTGGTGCTGCCGGATACTTTCATGTCCAATGAACTCTTCGACGACTACGAGGCCGTCGAGGCGCACCGTAACTCCAGGCACGCTCCCGTCCGCAAGGCTCGGATCCGTGCTCTTGTGTCGAGCCAGACCCGGATCGAGATGGGCGCTGTGATTGATGAAGTCTGA